The following are encoded in a window of Congzhengia minquanensis genomic DNA:
- a CDS encoding FtsK/SpoIIIE family DNA translocase has translation MAAKKKNNAKKPVSNKKNTGNAVSSAKAEEFISLFTLVGGILLGVFLYFPEGFVGSFIKDIATGLFGWPVYLAPVLLIVNGIHKAARKNYELHKSKYIVIASGLGVLSVLTHIFAVKKENPFSFSNMLVNYGQGGDGIGGGLLGGFIADLLRTLIGQVASAIVAITAVLVVTMILVDWSPVKMLLRAIVKTYAKTNNARITVKNYAESEREKRKTAASESDMPEGDAEFVNFSDEELGIKGTHVAKVKKKKKKGGADAVQPEAAAGENQNEADLEPLETEEIAGIDDIIEQAVPAQDNTLAEKTPPEIPVAAQEAQASVTAPAPQAENQGAKIVDAPEKLTGMEDVSEEMEDVFERIPYTFPSVSLLNSVKATGDDLNSRTELRETAQKLIATLKSFNVEAKLLNVSKGPAVTRYELVLGEGIKVSKVVGLANDLALRLAAPSVRIEPVPGKEAIGIEIPNKSVSVVHIKEVLDSDEFRNFKSTLAFAMGKDISGKNIVFDLSRMPHVLIAGSTGSGKSVCINTLITSLIYKADPNDVKLLMVDPKVVELGIYNGIPHLLIPVVTEPRRASGALYWAVQEMLRRYSLFADNNVRDIKGYNKMVTVAGSENTLPHIVIIIDELADLMMVAPNEVEDSICRLAQMARAAGMHLVIATQRPSVDVITGLIKANVPSRIAFAVSSHIDSRTILDSSGAEKLLGRGDMLFKPVGASKPLRIQGAFIDDKEVERVVEFIKGDSEAKYDEDIIEKIDAGKPVNITDEMADPSDNDELLPKAIEIAVEAGKISASHLQRRLKVGFSRASRMIDQMQERGIVGPPDGSKPREVLISKEDYLEMSMQ, from the coding sequence ATGGCTGCAAAAAAGAAAAATAACGCAAAAAAGCCAGTTTCCAATAAAAAAAACACCGGCAATGCGGTTTCCAGTGCAAAAGCTGAGGAGTTTATTTCGCTGTTTACTTTGGTTGGCGGCATTTTGCTGGGCGTGTTTTTATATTTTCCCGAGGGGTTTGTAGGCTCGTTTATCAAAGACATTGCCACCGGTCTGTTTGGCTGGCCGGTTTACCTTGCGCCGGTTCTGCTCATTGTGAACGGAATACATAAAGCCGCGCGCAAAAACTATGAACTGCACAAATCGAAATATATTGTCATAGCGTCGGGACTTGGCGTTTTGTCCGTGCTGACGCATATTTTTGCTGTAAAAAAAGAAAACCCGTTTTCCTTTTCTAACATGCTGGTGAATTATGGTCAGGGAGGAGACGGAATTGGCGGCGGGCTTTTGGGCGGATTTATTGCCGATCTTCTGCGCACATTAATCGGACAAGTTGCCTCAGCAATTGTGGCGATTACCGCCGTGCTGGTTGTTACAATGATTTTGGTGGACTGGTCGCCTGTGAAAATGCTACTTCGAGCCATTGTGAAAACCTACGCCAAAACAAATAACGCCCGAATTACCGTAAAAAACTATGCCGAGTCTGAACGGGAAAAACGGAAGACCGCCGCTTCAGAATCTGATATGCCGGAAGGCGACGCAGAATTTGTAAACTTTTCCGACGAGGAACTGGGGATAAAGGGTACACACGTTGCAAAGGTTAAGAAGAAAAAGAAAAAAGGCGGCGCTGATGCTGTTCAGCCAGAAGCCGCTGCGGGCGAAAACCAGAACGAAGCGGATTTAGAACCCCTTGAAACAGAAGAAATTGCCGGAATTGACGATATTATTGAACAGGCGGTGCCTGCTCAGGACAACACTTTGGCGGAGAAAACACCCCCAGAAATTCCGGTTGCAGCGCAAGAGGCACAGGCTTCGGTTACAGCTCCCGCACCGCAAGCTGAAAACCAAGGCGCTAAAATTGTGGACGCACCGGAAAAGCTTACAGGAATGGAAGACGTGTCGGAAGAAATGGAAGACGTGTTTGAACGCATTCCTTACACTTTCCCCTCTGTTTCGCTGTTAAACAGCGTAAAAGCCACCGGCGACGACCTAAATTCTCGAACAGAGCTGCGCGAAACGGCACAAAAATTAATCGCCACCTTAAAGAGCTTTAACGTAGAAGCAAAGCTATTAAACGTAAGCAAAGGCCCTGCCGTAACAAGATATGAACTGGTTTTGGGCGAGGGAATTAAGGTGAGCAAGGTGGTGGGGCTGGCAAACGATTTGGCGTTGCGCCTTGCCGCGCCCAGCGTTCGGATTGAGCCCGTTCCGGGCAAGGAAGCCATTGGCATTGAAATTCCCAACAAATCCGTCAGCGTGGTGCACATTAAAGAGGTGTTGGACTCTGACGAGTTTAGAAATTTCAAATCCACCCTGGCCTTTGCCATGGGAAAAGACATTTCGGGCAAAAACATCGTGTTCGATTTAAGCCGCATGCCCCATGTGCTGATTGCCGGCTCCACCGGCTCGGGCAAAAGCGTTTGCATTAACACGCTGATTACCAGCTTAATTTATAAGGCAGACCCCAACGACGTAAAGCTGTTAATGGTGGACCCCAAGGTGGTGGAATTGGGAATTTATAATGGCATTCCCCACCTGTTAATTCCGGTTGTAACCGAGCCCCGGCGCGCTTCCGGCGCCCTTTACTGGGCAGTACAGGAAATGCTTCGGCGGTATTCTTTATTTGCAGACAACAACGTCCGTGATATTAAAGGCTACAACAAAATGGTTACCGTAGCCGGCAGTGAAAACACACTGCCACACATTGTAATCATCATCGACGAGCTTGCAGACCTTATGATGGTTGCGCCCAACGAGGTGGAAGACTCTATCTGCCGCCTGGCGCAGATGGCCCGCGCCGCTGGCATGCATTTGGTGATTGCCACCCAGCGTCCTTCCGTTGACGTCATCACAGGTTTGATTAAAGCGAACGTTCCCTCGCGGATTGCCTTTGCCGTGTCGTCCCACATCGACAGCCGCACCATTTTAGACTCCAGCGGCGCAGAAAAGCTTTTGGGCCGCGGCGACATGCTGTTTAAGCCTGTGGGCGCTTCTAAGCCGCTCCGTATTCAGGGCGCATTTATCGACGACAAGGAAGTAGAACGGGTGGTTGAGTTTATCAAAGGCGATTCGGAAGCGAAATATGACGAAGATATAATAGAAAAAATTGACGCCGGCAAGCCGGTGAACATTACAGACGAAATGGCAGACCCCAGCGACAACGACGAACTTTTGCCAAAGGCCATTGAAATTGCGGTAGAAGCGGGCAAAATTTCGGCCTCACACCTGCAAAGGCGCTTAAAGGTTGGCTTTTCACGGGCTTCGCGCATGATTGACCAAATGCAGGAGCGCGGCATTGTTGGCCCGCCGGACGGCAGCAAGCCCCGCGAGGTGTTAATCAGCAAAGAGGACTATTTGGAAATGTCCATGCAATAA
- a CDS encoding NAD-dependent epimerase/dehydratase family protein codes for MTEKDKKVLILGGTGAMGVYLVPELLSMGYQVHVAALDGFESLPRDNLRLSYTNCNAKDEDTLRRLLKAEYDAVVDFMIYGTEEFRKRYQLFLENTDHYIFFSSYRVYAGQTPISETSPRLLDVSDDKEFLATEDYALYKAREEDILMQSGYLNWTTVRPAITYSKRRFQLVTLEAAVVVHRMLCGKTLILPQEAMPVQGTMTWAGDVAKMLARLVLNKDAYRGIFTVSTAEHHTWKEIAGYYEKIGGLNYITVDADTYINVIAEGDRHAKWQLSYDRLFDRVIDNRKILNVTGLKQADFMPLYDGLKMELSALPRDFDWSGMVHYNINERMDAYLKKRGLN; via the coding sequence ATGACAGAAAAAGATAAAAAAGTGCTGATATTGGGCGGCACAGGCGCGATGGGAGTTTATTTGGTGCCGGAGCTGCTTTCTATGGGCTATCAGGTACACGTAGCGGCGTTAGACGGCTTTGAAAGCCTGCCCCGGGATAATCTGCGCCTTTCCTACACGAATTGTAATGCAAAGGACGAAGACACGCTGCGCCGGCTTTTAAAAGCGGAGTATGACGCCGTTGTAGATTTTATGATTTATGGTACGGAGGAATTCCGTAAGAGGTATCAGTTGTTTTTAGAGAACACAGATCACTACATATTCTTTTCTTCCTACCGGGTGTATGCCGGGCAAACGCCCATTTCAGAAACTTCACCGCGGCTTTTGGATGTATCAGACGATAAGGAATTTCTTGCAACAGAGGACTATGCGCTGTACAAAGCCCGGGAGGAAGATATTTTAATGCAGTCCGGGTACTTAAACTGGACGACTGTGCGCCCGGCCATCACCTATTCAAAACGGCGGTTTCAGCTTGTTACCCTAGAGGCGGCAGTGGTAGTGCACCGCATGCTTTGCGGCAAAACATTGATTTTGCCGCAGGAAGCCATGCCGGTGCAGGGTACCATGACATGGGCCGGTGACGTGGCAAAAATGCTTGCGCGTCTGGTTTTAAACAAAGATGCTTACCGCGGCATTTTCACCGTTTCCACCGCCGAACATCACACCTGGAAAGAAATTGCGGGGTATTATGAAAAAATCGGCGGACTGAATTATATTACCGTTGACGCAGACACATATATTAACGTAATTGCAGAGGGAGACCGGCATGCCAAATGGCAGCTTTCATATGACAGGCTGTTTGACAGGGTGATTGACAACCGCAAAATTTTAAACGTCACAGGCTTAAAACAGGCGGATTTTATGCCTCTTTATGATGGCTTAAAAATGGAGCTTTCCGCCCTGCCGCGGGATTTTGATTGGTCGGGCATGGTGCATTATAATATTAACGAGCGCATGGACGCTTATTTAAAGAAACGGGGGTTAAATTGA
- the ybeY gene encoding rRNA maturation RNase YbeY: MVRLIWDNEQEFIDITDDLIKTLTACMEQTLAFETFDKDAEVSLTFTDNSGIKERNQIARGIDKPTDVLSFPMLDYEADGTLEICDEDLSEGAVVLGDILISMERAVSQSEEYGHSLKRELCFLTVHSMLHLLGYDHERSQKEEALMFEKQDEILNQLGITR, from the coding sequence ATGGTGCGTCTGATTTGGGACAACGAACAGGAATTTATTGATATAACCGACGATTTGATTAAAACGCTGACGGCGTGCATGGAGCAAACGTTAGCATTTGAAACCTTTGACAAAGATGCAGAAGTCAGCTTAACATTCACCGACAACAGCGGAATAAAGGAGAGAAACCAGATCGCCCGGGGCATTGACAAGCCTACAGACGTGCTCTCTTTTCCCATGCTCGACTATGAGGCGGACGGCACCTTGGAAATTTGCGACGAGGATTTGTCGGAAGGCGCGGTTGTGCTGGGCGACATTTTAATTTCCATGGAAAGGGCAGTTTCACAGTCGGAAGAATATGGTCATTCTTTAAAGCGTGAGCTTTGCTTTTTAACGGTGCACTCCATGCTGCACCTGTTGGGCTATGACCATGAACGCAGCCAAAAGGAAGAAGCGCTGATGTTTGAAAAGCAGGACGAAATTTTAAACCAGCTTGGCATTACGCGGTGA
- a CDS encoding zinc-dependent alcohol dehydrogenase, with product MKTKQIVFTAKNTAELLESEIREPEKNEVLIEMAFTTISAGTEKANLTGNLNVNASEKRTDTTPHFPRYLGYSGAGTVIKTGPGVTKVKPGDRVAAAFGTHSSFCVLPEERAIPIRQEEISLSEASLAVIATFPLAALRKVKPEIGESALVMGLGILGLFAVQFARTAGLVPVIAADPVASRREFALLLGADFALDPTQPDFADTVKRLTGGGANVAIEVTGLGKGLDQALDCMARFGRISLLGCTRNSDFTIDYYRKIHYPGITLIGAHTNARPERESHPNYWAYPDEIGAIFQLAAGKRIDLKKMIHEIHSPQEAPEVFRRLAFDKDFPIGVQFDWSRL from the coding sequence ATGAAAACCAAACAGATTGTATTCACGGCAAAAAATACGGCGGAATTATTAGAAAGCGAAATACGGGAACCAGAGAAAAATGAGGTGCTCATCGAAATGGCATTTACCACTATTAGCGCCGGAACGGAAAAAGCCAATTTAACGGGAAATTTAAACGTTAACGCTTCAGAAAAGCGAACAGACACCACGCCCCATTTTCCAAGGTATTTGGGTTACAGCGGCGCCGGCACGGTTATTAAGACGGGGCCGGGCGTGACAAAAGTAAAACCCGGCGACAGGGTGGCGGCAGCGTTTGGCACCCACAGCAGTTTTTGTGTGCTGCCGGAAGAACGGGCAATTCCAATCAGACAGGAGGAAATTTCTCTTTCTGAGGCCTCACTGGCGGTGATTGCCACCTTTCCTTTGGCGGCCCTGCGGAAAGTGAAACCGGAGATAGGGGAGTCGGCCCTGGTTATGGGATTGGGAATTTTGGGACTGTTTGCCGTGCAGTTTGCGCGGACGGCGGGGCTTGTTCCCGTAATCGCAGCAGACCCGGTTGCCTCCCGGCGGGAGTTTGCGCTTTTGCTGGGTGCAGATTTTGCCTTAGACCCCACACAGCCTGACTTTGCCGACACCGTAAAGCGTTTAACAGGCGGCGGCGCAAACGTTGCCATTGAGGTGACAGGTCTGGGCAAAGGATTAGACCAGGCGTTAGACTGTATGGCCCGTTTTGGCCGGATTTCCCTTTTGGGCTGCACGCGCAACTCTGACTTTACCATTGACTACTACCGCAAAATTCACTACCCCGGCATAACGCTCATCGGCGCGCACACCAACGCCCGGCCGGAGCGGGAGTCGCATCCCAACTACTGGGCCTATCCCGACGAAATTGGGGCTATTTTTCAGCTGGCCGCAGGAAAACGGATTGACTTAAAGAAAATGATTCATGAAATCCATTCCCCGCAAGAAGCGCCGGAGGTGTTCCGCCGCCTTGCCTTTGACAAAGACTTTCCAATCGGCGTGCAGTTCGACTGGTCGAGGCTTTAA
- the folD gene encoding bifunctional methylenetetrahydrofolate dehydrogenase/methenyltetrahydrofolate cyclohydrolase FolD codes for MKAEVEKLKQTGIKPALAVVIVGDDPASKIYVRNKKLACEFCGIKSLEFALPAETTQKELLALIERLNNDNTISGILCQLPLPEGLDEEAVINAISPAKDVDAFHPSNVGKIMIGNFDFLPCTPAGVMELIAESGIDVSGKKCVVVGRSNIVGKPMSMLLLHKNGTVTICHSRTKDLAKECREADILVAAVGVPELIRGDCVKEGAVVIDVGMNRLENKKLVGDVAFSEAAEKAAAITPVPGGVGPMTIAMLMKNTVKAAVLNSTGKN; via the coding sequence CTGAAGGCCGAGGTGGAAAAGCTAAAGCAAACCGGAATAAAACCGGCTCTGGCGGTGGTAATCGTCGGAGATGACCCAGCTTCCAAAATATATGTCAGAAACAAAAAGTTAGCCTGCGAGTTCTGCGGAATTAAATCCCTTGAGTTTGCGCTTCCTGCGGAGACAACTCAGAAAGAGCTGCTCGCTTTAATAGAACGCTTAAACAATGACAATACTATAAGCGGAATACTCTGCCAGCTTCCCCTGCCGGAGGGCTTAGACGAGGAAGCGGTGATTAACGCAATTTCACCTGCAAAGGACGTAGATGCGTTTCACCCCTCAAACGTAGGAAAGATTATGATTGGCAATTTCGATTTTCTTCCCTGCACGCCGGCCGGCGTAATGGAATTAATTGCGGAAAGCGGCATTGACGTATCCGGCAAAAAATGTGTTGTCGTGGGCAGAAGCAACATTGTTGGAAAACCCATGTCTATGCTTTTGCTGCACAAAAACGGCACGGTTACCATTTGCCACTCCCGCACAAAGGATTTGGCTAAGGAGTGCCGGGAGGCAGACATTTTAGTTGCCGCAGTGGGTGTGCCGGAATTAATCCGCGGCGATTGTGTGAAAGAGGGCGCTGTGGTGATTGACGTTGGAATGAACCGCTTAGAAAACAAAAAGCTGGTAGGCGACGTGGCGTTTTCAGAGGCCGCAGAAAAAGCAGCCGCAATTACACCGGTTCCCGGCGGCGTTGGTCCCATGACCATTGCAATGCTCATGAAAAACACAGTGAAAGCAGCGGTTTTGAACAGCACAGGAAAAAACTAA
- a CDS encoding Gfo/Idh/MocA family protein has protein sequence MKRIKIAVLGILHAHGLSNFKSILTHSEVFEFVGLCPDYETKEEMDKGQIPAEDFRRGFAELQKEFGKIPILSFEELLAYPGLEAVAIESYEADLTKYAIAAAKRGLHIFMDKPGGESVSDFARLIALAKEQNLVLNFGYMYRKNPAVIALLDMIKQGEIGKVTCVEAHMDCDHTDRVRAWLGNFQGGMTYFLGCHLIDLIYRIQGKPNKIIPMNTSTGISGVQSKDYGFAVFEYDTGPSFFKTSAAEFGGFMRRQLVVTGTEGSVEIKPLEYFKDGKMYTDMRVVTRKQNGKENWNAFGEVKTFGPIERYDVMLLPFAAQIRGEQENDYSYDYELGLFRLIAEVCGIKEEEA, from the coding sequence ATGAAACGGATTAAGATTGCCGTGCTGGGAATATTGCATGCGCACGGCCTTTCAAATTTTAAAAGCATTTTAACCCACAGCGAGGTTTTTGAATTTGTGGGGCTTTGTCCCGACTATGAGACAAAAGAGGAGATGGACAAGGGACAAATTCCGGCGGAGGACTTTCGCCGGGGCTTTGCAGAGCTTCAAAAGGAGTTTGGAAAAATTCCCATTTTGTCTTTCGAGGAGCTGCTTGCCTATCCCGGCCTGGAGGCGGTTGCCATTGAAAGTTATGAGGCTGATTTGACAAAATATGCAATAGCGGCGGCAAAGCGGGGCCTGCACATCTTTATGGACAAACCGGGCGGAGAATCGGTTTCCGATTTTGCCCGGTTAATTGCCCTTGCAAAAGAACAAAACCTTGTGTTAAACTTTGGATATATGTACCGCAAAAATCCTGCCGTCATTGCCCTGCTTGACATGATAAAACAGGGTGAGATAGGAAAGGTTACCTGTGTTGAGGCCCACATGGACTGCGACCACACAGATCGGGTACGCGCCTGGCTGGGCAATTTTCAAGGCGGAATGACTTACTTTTTGGGCTGCCACCTGATTGATTTGATTTACCGCATTCAGGGAAAGCCGAACAAAATTATCCCCATGAACACAAGCACGGGAATTTCGGGCGTGCAGTCAAAAGACTATGGCTTTGCGGTGTTTGAATATGACACAGGCCCGTCGTTTTTTAAAACCAGCGCGGCGGAGTTCGGCGGCTTTATGCGCCGACAGCTTGTGGTGACGGGCACGGAGGGCAGCGTAGAAATTAAGCCTTTAGAATACTTTAAAGACGGAAAAATGTACACCGACATGCGGGTGGTTACGCGAAAGCAAAATGGAAAAGAAAACTGGAATGCATTTGGAGAAGTGAAGACCTTTGGCCCAATCGAGCGGTATGATGTGATGCTGTTGCCTTTTGCGGCCCAAATCCGCGGTGAGCAGGAAAATGATTATTCTTACGATTACGAGCTGGGACTGTTCCGTTTGATTGCGGAAGTGTGCGGCATAAAGGAGGAAGAAGCATGA
- a CDS encoding PhoH family protein produces MSECIIDVSDVNVGLLFGDFDANIKLIEKELGVVVSARGGSLKITGDDGTVALGQRVLMSLAEAVKRGEMLNEQKIMYAITLAIEGEESKLTQVSADCVCVTAKGKPIKSKTLGQKQYIEAMNQNTIVFGIGPAGTGKTYLAVAKAVAAFRKKEVSRIIITRPAVEAGEKLGFLPGDLQNKVDPYLRPLHDALYDMIGVESYNNYVEKGAIEVAPLAYMRGRTLDNAYIILDEAQNTTPEQMKMFLTRIGFGSKAIITGDVTQIDLPDGKRSGLVEASKILAGIDDIAFCAFSHKDVVRHPLVMKIIQAYEKHDNLLAARNKRKTQKGGK; encoded by the coding sequence ATGTCCGAGTGTATTATCGACGTATCTGATGTGAATGTCGGTCTTCTTTTCGGAGACTTTGACGCGAATATAAAACTGATTGAAAAGGAACTGGGCGTTGTTGTTTCTGCCCGGGGCGGAAGCTTAAAAATTACGGGGGATGACGGAACCGTGGCCCTGGGCCAGCGTGTTTTAATGAGTCTTGCCGAGGCAGTGAAGCGCGGTGAGATGTTAAACGAGCAAAAAATTATGTATGCCATTACCTTGGCCATTGAAGGTGAGGAAAGCAAGCTTACCCAGGTGAGCGCAGACTGTGTGTGCGTCACCGCAAAGGGCAAGCCCATAAAAAGCAAAACCCTGGGCCAGAAACAGTATATTGAGGCCATGAACCAAAACACCATTGTGTTTGGAATTGGCCCGGCGGGAACAGGAAAAACCTATCTTGCCGTGGCAAAAGCGGTTGCGGCGTTCCGCAAAAAAGAAGTGAGCAGAATTATTATTACCCGTCCCGCTGTGGAGGCAGGTGAAAAACTGGGATTTCTGCCCGGCGATTTGCAGAACAAGGTGGATCCCTATCTACGCCCCCTGCACGACGCGCTTTATGATATGATTGGTGTGGAAAGCTACAACAACTATGTGGAGAAAGGCGCCATTGAGGTTGCGCCGTTAGCTTATATGCGCGGCCGCACGCTGGACAACGCCTATATCATTTTAGACGAGGCGCAGAACACCACGCCGGAACAAATGAAAATGTTTTTAACCAGAATTGGGTTTGGTTCGAAAGCTATTATCACCGGCGACGTGACGCAGATTGATCTGCCGGACGGCAAGCGCTCGGGGCTGGTAGAGGCTTCAAAAATTTTGGCCGGCATTGATGACATAGCGTTTTGCGCCTTTTCCCACAAAGATGTGGTGCGTCATCCGCTGGTAATGAAAATTATTCAGGCATATGAAAAGCACGACAACCTGCTTGCCGCGCGGAACAAACGAAAAACACAGAAGGGCGGAAAATAA
- a CDS encoding YgiQ family radical SAM protein, which translates to MIYADKGFLPVSKEDMDYLGWDELDFLYICGDAYVDHPSFGHAIITRVLTANGYRVGISAQPDIRTKSSITLMGTPRLGVLISAGNMDSMVNHYSVSKKRRQTDSFSPGGKMGLRPDRATIVYSNLARRTFGRIPILIGGIEASLRRFAHYDYWQDGVRASVLADSGADILLYGMGEHSIVELARALDHGADVHSLHNVRGTCYMAKDIAHLKEYVEIPSFETVKEDKYQYALADKLCVAEQDPIRGKTVVQRHAERFLVQNPPTLPLSQKELDAVYELPYKRTYHPMYEAMGKIPAIEEVQFSLSSVRGCFGACNFCALTFHQGRIVQARSNRSLEKEADELINTPAFKGYIHDVGGPTANFKHPACEKQLTHGACREKQCLYPKPCKNINADHSEYLALLRTLRKKEGVKKVFVRSGIRFDYLLEDKNDEFFTELVKHHVSGQLKVAPEHVSQNVLKYMGKPRREVYDKFSEKFYAINKKLKKEQYLVPYLMSSHPGSTLSDAVELAVYLKEHNLNPQQVQDFYPTPGTVSTCMFYTGIDPRTMKPVYVAKSPEEKAMQRALLQFKNPTNFSLVAAALKKAGREDLIGFGRQCLIQPKYNTTGGKQKHVSKNTGRKSRIAKNQNRTEGRGGKAKANRNKTGSGGGNRRR; encoded by the coding sequence ATGATATATGCAGACAAGGGTTTTTTACCCGTTTCAAAAGAAGATATGGACTATTTGGGCTGGGACGAGCTGGACTTTTTATACATCTGCGGCGACGCATATGTTGACCACCCAAGCTTTGGCCACGCAATCATCACCCGGGTGTTAACCGCAAACGGTTATCGGGTAGGTATTTCTGCACAGCCGGACATCCGCACAAAAAGTTCCATCACCTTAATGGGAACGCCCCGTTTAGGCGTATTAATCAGTGCCGGGAACATGGATTCCATGGTGAACCACTATTCCGTTTCCAAGAAACGGCGGCAGACCGACTCCTTTTCCCCCGGTGGAAAAATGGGCCTCCGGCCCGACCGTGCCACCATTGTTTACAGCAATTTGGCCCGCCGCACCTTTGGCAGAATTCCCATTTTAATCGGCGGTATTGAGGCAAGCCTCCGCCGTTTTGCCCATTACGATTATTGGCAGGACGGGGTGCGCGCTTCTGTTCTGGCAGACTCCGGCGCAGACATTTTACTGTACGGCATGGGGGAACACTCCATCGTAGAGCTAGCCCGCGCCTTGGATCACGGTGCAGACGTGCATAGCCTTCACAACGTTCGCGGAACCTGCTACATGGCAAAGGACATTGCCCATTTAAAAGAATATGTGGAAATTCCCTCTTTTGAAACGGTGAAGGAGGACAAATATCAATATGCTTTGGCAGACAAGCTTTGTGTGGCAGAGCAAGATCCCATCCGGGGAAAAACCGTGGTGCAAAGGCACGCAGAACGCTTCTTGGTTCAGAATCCGCCCACCTTGCCCCTGTCTCAAAAGGAGCTGGACGCGGTTTATGAGCTGCCATATAAAAGAACCTACCATCCCATGTATGAAGCCATGGGCAAAATTCCGGCTATTGAGGAAGTGCAGTTTAGCTTAAGCTCTGTTCGCGGGTGCTTTGGCGCCTGTAACTTTTGCGCCCTCACCTTTCACCAGGGTCGGATTGTTCAGGCCAGAAGCAACCGCTCTTTGGAAAAAGAGGCGGACGAGCTGATTAATACCCCGGCATTTAAAGGTTATATTCACGACGTTGGCGGCCCCACTGCAAACTTTAAGCACCCAGCCTGTGAAAAGCAGCTTACGCACGGCGCATGCCGGGAAAAGCAGTGTTTATATCCTAAGCCATGCAAGAACATAAACGCCGACCACAGCGAATATTTGGCCCTTTTGCGTACCCTTCGCAAGAAAGAGGGCGTGAAAAAGGTGTTTGTGCGCTCGGGAATTCGGTTTGACTATTTGCTTGAGGATAAAAACGACGAATTTTTCACAGAACTAGTAAAGCACCACGTCAGCGGCCAGCTTAAGGTTGCGCCGGAGCACGTTTCGCAAAATGTGCTAAAATATATGGGAAAGCCCAGACGAGAAGTTTACGATAAATTTTCAGAAAAGTTTTATGCGATTAATAAAAAGCTGAAAAAAGAACAATATTTAGTGCCCTACCTCATGTCCAGCCATCCGGGCAGCACGCTTTCCGACGCGGTGGAACTGGCGGTTTATTTAAAGGAGCACAATTTAAATCCTCAGCAGGTGCAGGACTTTTACCCCACGCCGGGTACCGTTTCCACCTGCATGTTCTACACGGGGATTGACCCGAGAACCATGAAGCCCGTTTATGTGGCAAAAAGCCCAGAGGAAAAAGCCATGCAGCGCGCGCTTTTGCAGTTTAAAAATCCGACAAACTTTTCACTGGTGGCCGCCGCTTTAAAAAAGGCGGGGCGGGAGGATTTAATTGGATTTGGCAGGCAGTGCCTGATACAGCCAAAATATAACACAACAGGAGGAAAACAAAAACATGTCAGCAAAAATACTGGACGGAAAAGCCGTATCGCAAAGAATCAAAACCGAACTGAAGGCCGAGGTGGAAAAGCTAAAGCAAACCGGAATAAAACCGGCTCTGGCGGTGGTAATCGTCGGAGATGA
- a CDS encoding helix-turn-helix domain-containing protein yields the protein MERISYINHFKIVKFEFLNHHAAGVLQDFERPCIGYILKGEAEFLYRGKTLHAKRGDLIYIARGTKYYSVWSGFPEIEFYSVDFRFANASDKSEYQFQILKNYPLNGLDQVFQRFCAAPMEGLGLFYLYLETLYLHLKKEDVPAGINDIQPAIDYLELNYTKKVYVKELARLCGLSESRFFVLFKAAAGCTPIDYKNNILIQHATELLSETRKTIEQISDELGFSSASYFRTLFKSVTGKNPKDVRR from the coding sequence TTGGAACGGATTTCTTATATCAACCATTTTAAAATTGTAAAATTTGAATTTTTAAACCATCACGCGGCAGGCGTGCTACAGGACTTTGAACGGCCCTGCATTGGATACATTTTAAAAGGCGAGGCAGAGTTTTTATACAGGGGCAAAACACTGCACGCAAAGCGCGGCGATCTGATTTACATTGCCAGAGGCACAAAGTATTATTCCGTGTGGAGCGGATTTCCCGAAATTGAGTTTTACTCTGTGGACTTTCGCTTTGCTAACGCCTCGGACAAGAGCGAATATCAGTTTCAAATTTTAAAAAACTATCCTTTAAACGGTTTAGACCAGGTGTTTCAGCGCTTTTGCGCTGCGCCAATGGAGGGGCTGGGCCTGTTTTACCTCTATCTTGAAACGCTTTACCTCCACCTGAAAAAAGAGGACGTGCCCGCAGGCATTAACGACATTCAGCCCGCCATTGACTATTTGGAATTAAACTATACAAAAAAGGTTTATGTAAAAGAGCTTGCCAGGCTTTGCGGGCTCAGCGAGTCACGGTTTTTCGTTTTATTTAAGGCGGCCGCCGGGTGTACGCCAATTGATTATAAGAACAATATTTTAATTCAGCACGCAACGGAGCTGCTTTCAGAAACAAGAAAAACAATTGAACAAATCAGCGATGAGCTGGGCTTTTCCTCCGCGTCTTATTTCAGAACCCTGTTTAAATCGGTTACGGGCAAAAATCCCAAAGATGTGCGCAGATAA